A genomic segment from Mastomys coucha isolate ucsf_1 unplaced genomic scaffold, UCSF_Mcou_1 pScaffold7, whole genome shotgun sequence encodes:
- the H1-5 gene encoding histone H1.5, protein MSETAPAETAAPAPVEKSPAKKKATKKAGAAKRKATGPPVSELITKAISSSKERGGVSLPALKKALAAGGYDVEKNNSRIKLGLKSLVSKGTLVQTKGTGASGSFKLNKKAASGEAKPKAKKAGAAKAKKPTGATPKKPKKATGAKKTVKKTPKKAKKPAAAGAKKVAKSPKKVKAAAKPKKAAKSPAKPKAVKAKASKPKVTKPKTAKPKAAKAKKAVSKKK, encoded by the coding sequence ATGTCTGAAACTGCTCCCGCCGAGACCGCGGCTCCGGCTCCTGTAGAGAAGTCTCCCGCCAAGAAGAAGGCCACAAAAAAGGCTGGCGCGGCGAAGCGCAAGGCCACTGGCCCCCCGGTGTCCGAGCTCATTACTAAGGCTATTTCTTCCTCTAAGGAGCGCGGCGGCGTGTCCCTGCCCGCCCTTAAGAAGGCGCTGGCTGCTGGTGGCTACGATGTGGAGAAGAACAACAGCCGCATCAAGCTTGGGCTCAAGAGTCTGGTGAGCAAGGGTACCCTGGTGCAGACCAAGGGCACCGGCGCCTCGGGTTCCTTCAAGCTTAACAAGAAGGCGGCTTCCGGCGAGGCCAAGCCCAAGGCTAAGAAGGCAGGCGCCGCCAAGGCGAAGAAGCCTACAGGTGCCACCCCGAAGAAGCCTAAGAAGGCTACGGGGGCAAAGAAGACGGTGAAGAAAACtccaaagaaagcaaagaagcctGCGGCGGCTGGAGCAAAGAAGGTTGCCAAGAGTCCTAAGAAAGTCAAGGCTGCTGCCAAACCTAAAAAGGCAGCAAAGAGCCCGGCAAAGCCCAAGGCTGTGAAGGCTAAGGCATCCAAACCTAAGGTTACCAAGCCCAAGACGGCTAAGCCTAAGGCAGCCAAGGCAAAGAAGGCTGTTTCCAAAAAGAAGTAG
- the LOC116082629 gene encoding uncharacterized protein LOC116082629, whose translation MARTKQTARKSTGGKAPRKQLATKAARKSAPATGGVKKPHRYRPGTVALREIRRYQKSTELLIRKLPFQRLVREIAQDFKTDLRFQSSAVMALQEACEAYLVGLFEDTNLCAIHAKRVTIMPKDIQLARRIRGERKEENMNHFQQKCGKPEKSTRGSSTKLQVACYIYTWAFTSSISLSHYDCVDMARTKQTARKSTGGKAPRKQLATKAARKSAPATGGVKKPHRYRPGTVALREIRRYQKSTELLIRKLPFQRLVREIAQDFKTDLRFQSSAVMALQEACEAYLVGLFEDTNLCAIHAKRVTIMPKDIQLARRIRGERA comes from the exons ATGGCTCGCACTAAGCAGACCGCCCGCAAGTCCACCGGCGGCAAGGCCCCGCGCAAGCAGCTGGCCACCAAGGCCGCCCGCAAGAGCGCCCCGGCCACCGGCGGCGTGAAGAAGCCCCACCGCTACCGCCCCGGCACCGTGGCCCTGCGCGAGATCCGGCGCTACCAGAAGTCGACCGAGCTGCTGATCCGCAAGCTGCCGTTCCAGCGCCTGGTGCGCGAGATCGCGCAGGACTTCAAGACCGACCTGCGCTTCCAGAGCTCGGCGGTCATGGCCCTGCAGGAAGCCTGTGAGGCCTACCTTGTGGGTCTGTTTGAGGACACGAACCTGTGCGCCATCCATGCCAAGCGTGTCACCATCATGCCCAAGGACATCCAGCTGGCTCGCCGCATCCGTGGGGAGAGA aaggaagaaaacatgaaTCATTTTCAGCAGAAATGTGGCAAGCCTGAGAAAAGCACAAGGGGAAGCAGCACAAAGCTGCA GGTGGCTTGTTATATATATACTTGGGCTTTTACGTCGAGCATCAGTTTATCCCACTACGATTGTGTTGACATGGCTCGCACCAAGCAGACCGCCCGCAAGTCCACCGGCGGCAAGGCCCCGCGCAAGCAGCTGGCCACCAAGGCCGCCCGCAAGAGCGCCCCGGCCACCGGCGGCGTAAAGAAGCCCCACCGCTACCGCCCCGGCACCGTGGCGCTGCGCGAGATCCGGCGCTACCAGAAGTCGACCGAGCTGCTGATCCGCAAGCTGCCGTTCCAGCGCCTGGTGCGCGAGATCGCGCAGGACTTCAAGACCGACCTGCGCTTCCAGAGTTCGGCCGTCATGGCCCTGCAGGAAGCCTGTGAGGCCTACCTTGTGGGTCTGTTTGAGGACACGAACCTGTGTGCCATCCACGCCAAGCGTGTCACCATCATGCCCAAGGACATCCAGCTAGCCCGCCGCATCCGCGGGGAGAGGGCGTAA
- the LOC116082538 gene encoding histone H2A type 1-B/E, with amino-acid sequence MSGRGKQGGKARAKAKTRSSRAGLQFPVGRVHRLLRKGNYSERVGAGAPVYLAAVLEYLTAEILELAGNAARDNKKTRIIPRHLQLAIRNDEELNKLLGRVTIAQGGVLPNIQAVLLPKKTESHHKAKGK; translated from the coding sequence ATGTCTGGACGCGGCAAGCAGGGCGGCAAGGCTCGCGCCAAGGCTAAGACCCGCTCCTCCCGGGCCGGCCTGCAGTTCCCCGTGGGCCGCGTGCACCGGCTACTCCGCAAGGGCAACTACTCGGAGCGCGTGGGCGCCGGCGCCCCGGTGTACCTGGCGGCCGTGCTGGAGTACCTGACGGCCGAGATCCTGGAGCTGGCGGGCAACGCGGCCCGCGACAACAAGAAGACGCGCATCATCCCGCGCCATCTGCAGCTGGCCATCCGCAACGACGAGGAGCTCAACAAGCTGCTGGGCCGCGTCACCATCGCGCAGGGCGGCGTCCTGCCCAACATCCAGGCCGTGCTGCTGCCCAAGAAGACCGAGAGCCACCACAAGGCCAAGGGGAAATAA
- the LOC116082535 gene encoding histone H2B type 1-like has product MPEPAKSAPAPKKGSKKAVTKAQKKDGKKRKRSRKESYSVYVYKVLKQVHPDTGISSKAMGIMNSFVNDIFERIAGEASRLAHYNKRSTITSREIQTAVRLLLPGELAKHAVSEGTKAVTKYTSSKILWNKFYYLPSF; this is encoded by the exons ATGCCTGAGCCCGCGAAGTCCGCTCCGGCCCCGAAGAAGGGCTCCAAGAAGGCAGTGACCAAGGCGCAGAAAAAGGACGGCAAGAAGCGCAAGCGCAGCCGCAAGGAGAGTTACTCGGTGTACGTGTACAAGGTGCTGAAGCAAGTGCACCCCGACACCGGCATCTCGTCCAAGGCCATGGGCATCATGAACTCCTTCGTGAACGACATCTTCGAGCGCATCGCGGGCGAAGCGTCGCGCCTGGCGCATTACAACAAGCGCTCGACCATCACGTCCCGGGAGATCCAGACGGCTGTGCGCCTGCTGCTGCCCGGGGAGCTGGCCAAGCACGCCGTGTCCGAGGGCACCAAGGCCGTCACCAAGTACACCAGCTCCAA AATCCTGTGGAACAAATTCtattatcttccttccttttaa